The Podospora pseudoanserina strain CBS 124.78 chromosome 7 map unlocalized CBS124.78p_7, whole genome shotgun sequence region TTGATAGAAGCCtactccaaccaccacaacctcctcctccgccccgaCGACATCTGgctcgccatcctctcccagcTATCAGTCTACATCAACGCCaacgccaccctcctccagcacctgttcatcccctcctccaggaAACAgtcctccccagcccagaAACAAGATCTCTACATCCCAGTCGACCtatcccccaccctcaaccacGGCTCCCTAGCCCAGCAAATGGCCTCCACcctgctcccctcctccctgaCAAACCCGGACATAGCCCACAAGTTTTTTcttccctccttcaccaccacaacagaaACAGACGAAATCGCCGCCTCGATCCTGCTGATGGGCTCCATGCAAAAATACTTTGTCTACAGCTGGGGAACCAGGTGCGGTATACCCTCAATAACCCTCCTTGGCGACCAGACCGACTGGGAGAAGATCCTCCACCGCTGTGAAGAGTTTCTCGCCTCGGGGAGATTTGGTCAGGGGGCGAGAGactggtggagaggtgggttggGTTATGTCCTTTCCAACTTTGTGAGGTCGCTTCGAGACCCGGGTGGGAAAGACACGAAGACGTTTTGGCAGAGGGTGTTGGATCGGCATGAGCCGAATGGGTCGGGCAAGACGACGTTTACGGGGTGGGTGGTCAATGGGTTTTGCtggtgggatgaggaggggaggcatGATCTGGGGAGGGTGCGAGGCGGGATGACTAGAGGAGAAATGCCgatggggtttgggatgTGTCCGGTTAGCTTGTGGGATAATGGGGTCGAGGTCAAGACGGAGATGATagcggggatggtgggggtgagAGTGGGTAGGATGGGGGATGtgctgaggagggtggaggaggatgagtgGCCTGGTGGGAAGCCTGAAGAAGGTGGAAGGATGCAGCCGAGAGCAGTCGGGGGGGTGACAGAAAAGATTGATACCCTTAGGCCGGAGGTGGGCTGGTTCATGTATTCGGTTTGAACCCTTTCAAACAACTGGTAAAAACCCTTCTGGAAAGGGGCGCTGGAACAAAATGGGACAACGACAAAAGGTAGACTGATACCACTTGCATATCATGGCGTAATGACAACCACATATTATTCCATACTTTCATTATATTACAGTTTTTGCTGCCCATCCATACATACTCCAACCTTTGATGTCCTGTTTCCCGCattaacccccctccccccctctcccccccccttcaagCAGCCGCCTTCTTGACATGCGGATGCCCATTCACCCTCGCCCACCCCGCCACCTGCGCATTCATAATCCTAATCACAAAAAAGTAAatcaccggcaccacccaccccaccaccgtaTCCCAAACCCAGTTATTCCTCTcgctcccccccaaaatcccacACCTCATCAAATCCCCCAACGTACTGACCGTGACATTATATTGgcccttctccaaccccttcaccgCCCGCTCCGCCACCGTCTCCGGGCTCTCCGccggctcctccttctccaactcgaGCGTGATCTGCggcttggtcttgttctccctctccagcccagGAGAAGTAATCGTCCCCGGGTAAACAACATGAATCTTGACCGGATGATCAGGATACATCCTCAACTCCATATTCAACGTGtccgccaaccccctcaacgccCACTTGCTCGGCGTATAAGGCCCATACCCCACAATCGCAAACAACGCCAGCATCGACGCGGTGAAAACGATGTGCTTCGGCTCCGGCTTCTGGCCGATAACCCCTGTATCCTTGGGTTTATTCTCCGGAGCGAGCCACTCCTTCAAGATGGCTCTGCTCATCTCGGCCGAACCAAAGAAGTTGACATCCATGTTTCTCCGGGTGGCCGCGATGCTGTCGTTGGCGGGGTCGGCCCAGAGCATGGGGCTTGACAGGCCGGCTATGCACCAGACGATATCGGGGGCCGCACCGGCGTTCCAGGCGATGGCTTGGGCGATGACCGACTCGGCGTAGTTGGGTTCCGAGACGTCGGCAGAGATGTAGGTGAAACGTTGCTTGGAGGGGGACCTGGCAGCGGCGGTGACTTTGACAAGGGCTTCTTCTAGGCGGCCCACGTTGCGcgagacgaggatgagggaggcgccttttttggcgaggaggatggcggctgCTAGGCCCATTCCTTCTGAGGCGCCGGTTATGAGGATTGTCTATGAGGGGGAGTTAGTGAGTGAAGGGTGGGATaaggagggggaaagggggaggaaatACCTTGCCCTCGACGGGGaagtggttggtgttggtgaagagGCCCATTttcttgatgaggaagaaggcgaagaaggcaaaggtgGCGGCTGGGCCGGCGATGTGAGGGGGGACGCCGAGGCGTTGTTCGATGATGTCCATTTTGAAGGGTGAATgagatggggagaagggagatTTAAATGAAATGCGAGGTGTGATGAGAGGTTGATCTGAAGGGTGGGATTGCAGATGATGACTTCGGAATTGAGGTCCGTGGGCTCGGACTCGTCGTCTTCTCGAAGGGGAGATGACTTATGATAGCTCACTAAGTTAAGGGTATGAGACCGAGATGTTGTCTTACACCATTGAGAAAGACGTCGTTGTTCAGGGGCGCGGATCGGATTGACTTTTATGGTTCTGCAGTCTGGCACCGTGTTCCCACAGGCCCTCTGTGGGGTTGCAGCTGTCCAAGAACTCCTTCCTGCAACCCATTTTCCAGGCTTACCTCAGTAGGAAGGTACAAACAAAGAGGATGGATGGTAAATGATAGGGAGAGGGCATGATGACAGAATGGAACTGGATTGAATCTTCTTAACAGTTAAACTAGTTCTATCCGGCCTGTGTCTAACGGTTTTGATATCACGCAAAAAGCATGAACCCAGTGCCGTGGTGAAGCCTCACAGTGAGATCAAGCTCACAGGTGGAGAGCTCTCATGGTGAGGGTACCGCTGAACAAGCAGCTGAAAGTGGATCTCGAAACCAGTGGAGCTCCCGTGGCTGCTGCGGGAAAGGTGGGGCGAACCCAGCCTGCAGGTTCGCTCGGTCGGTGAAGCAGCGAGAGCCAGCAGAAAAAAATTCTGCCGCTTTTGAACCTTCCAAAAGTTCAACACCCAGCCAAAAGGCAGAGCACCCCACATTTGTTGGTAGCAGGCGATTTACCATTGCGCCTGGATTTTGCCAGAATCACCTTTTCTTCACACAGATCAGTCACAATGgccaagaaaagaagagtCTCCCGCAAGGCGGAACCGGCCGGCCCCCGCGATGTCGACGCCAAAGACGCCAGTTTGACCATCAAGACGTACCGAGATGTCGCCGACTCTGGGGATGAGTACTGGGCTGAGAAGGACCAGATCATTCTGGACAGCGAGGACGAACAACCGCGCTCGAAGCgcctcaagaaggaggacgacTTTTTAGAGGTTTCCGACGAGGAGGTTTTCCAGCAAGACGATTCCGACGAGAGCGAAGACGAAGCGCCagccaagaagggcaagggcaagaaggtcatTGAGCAATATTCcgaagacgaggagcagcaggagggggaagaggagggagatgaaggttggtggggaAATAGCAAGAAGGAATACTATGATGCCGATCAGATCGAGACCGAGGCCGATGCTCTGGTAGGTTCACGGTGCTTTACGGCTGGGCGCGTGTGCAGGGACTGACATGTTTGTGTAGGCAGAGGAAGCAGAGGCAAAGCGTCTCCAGGCCAAGAAATTGGCCAAGATGACCGAGGAGGATTTCGCTTTCGACGAGGACGAATGGATGGCGCCAAAAGAGGAGgctggcgaggacgaggtggtgaCGGAGGTTTTGAAAGAAGTGGAAGTAAGAGAGGACATGACACCCGAGGAAAGATACAAGCTGCTCCAGTCTCGATATCCCGAGTTCGAATACCTGGTGGACGAGTTCGCAGAACTGCAGCCCGTTCTTTCGGAATTACAAAAGGATGCCGTTGGAAAGCCTGCCAAGTCACTAGAGGTTGTCAAGTCTTGGATTCTGGGGTGCTACGTCGCCTCGCTGGCTAGTTATTTTGCTCTTctcacatcaccaacaagggACGGGAACGGTGCTGCGGCAACGCTCAGCCCATCAGAACTCAGAGACCACGAAGTTATGGGGACTTTGATGGAGTGCAGAGAGGCCTGGCTCAAGGTGAAACAGTTCAGACCAGCCAAGCCTGCCGCCTCAGAAACGGGCATGCTTTCGCCaccagaagaggaggacgaggagatgctCGACATCGACGAGccggccaagaagaggaagtcgAAGCTCTCCAAGGCCGAGATCAgggccaaggagaagaaggaggccgacAAGGCGAGGAAAGCCAAGGCGGTCGAGAAGTCTTTGGCTGACCTGTCCACTCTTCTCGAGAGCGgcaagaaggccgccaagGAGGATGCTGCTCGCGCTGCGCCAACAAACGGTGTGGATATGAACGAAGACTATTCCgactttggcgaggaggatgctttGGACGAACATACTGCTGCCGACAAGGCCAAGCGCAAGAAGAGCTTGAAGTTCTATACTTCGCAAATCGTACAAAAGGCCAACAAGCGTGCTGGGGCTGGTCGCGACGCCGGTGGTGATATGGATATTCCTTATCGTGAGCGTTTGGTAAGTCTTTACGTCTGCATATCCTACTTTTCAGTTGGTGGAACTAACATTATCACAGAGGGATCGCCAAGCACGCCTGAACGCTGAGGCTGAACGCCGCGGCAAGAAGGACAGCAAATTCGGCGCCGGCGCTGAGCTGGGCGGTGACGACAGCGAAGGTGATGAGACCACAGCCAAGCAGGTccgcgacgacgaggacgagtaCTACGACATGGTGGCTCAGAAGAcacagcagaagaaggccgacaAGGCGGCGCGCTTCGAGGCGCTGGCAcaggcgaagaaggacgagcGCATTGTGGAACAGCAGGAGCTCGGCCCAGACGGCAAGCGCCAGATCACGTACCAGATCCAGAAGAACAAGGGCTTGACGCCGcacaggaagaaggaggtgcGCAACCCGCgtgtgaagaagaggatgaaatacgaggagaagaagaagaagctcaagagcGTGCGGGCTGTGTAcaagggcggcgagggcaagGGTGGCTACCAGGGAGAGTTGTCTGGTATCAAGACGAATCTCGTCAAGAGTACCAAGTTGTAGATGCATTAATGGCGAATATATGGGCGTTTTGTATCCCAAGGTGGTTTGTTTTCCATGGATTGTTTCTGCGTGAGACCCCAAAATCAATATGCTTTTGGGATTCTACATGTGATGAAGATGCGTAAGGCAACATAATTTGAAACCCAGACACCTTATTCCATCCAGTAGTAGATCACAAGGTTGTATAGTGTAGCGGTTAGCACCCCAGATTCTGATTCTGGTAACCCCGGTTCGATTCCGGGTACGACCTCATCTTTTGCTTTTTAGCACCTCATCCCATGAGAATTATTGCTGATAGTTTTCTCCATCCATCAGTCACCGTCTATGATTTTCCGCATTTGTTTTTGCTCAGTATCCTCCGTCGTCCTCCGCTGCCTCATGGTGTTAGTGTATTCTTGCTTCCCAAATAGATGTCGTGAGATAAGAATGATGTCTTAAGCCCAAAACCTGGAGCAAATGTCAGTTTCACCGCTTGGGGTTCTTAAAGTATCCAATCAAGTACTTCATAATAATCCAGGATTCTCCAATCCTTCTCCGTCCAGAAAATGATCGTCCTCACCTTTGTTCAACCGTTGGTGTTAGATAAAGCTCGGCAAGTATGACGTCATATCGAAAGTTCCTTCACCAACGTCATCCCAACGGTCTTCGAAATACATATCAGCTCCGCACGGCTTAATACTGTACCTTTCACAGAGTCTAATGAATGCATTCCCGACTGCTAGCCCTGAGGAGAATAAGTACAATCTCGAGCATCTGGTTCAACGAGCGTTGAACAGAGAGTCCAGAttcatcttcttgatgtcctGTGGAATGCGACGATGGCAACGCAGGCTCGGCGATGATCAGGTCTTGGCTGGATCTCCCAATGGCACCAGAGTTCCTTCTCGGTTGCGCCATTGAAAGATCGGAAGAGCATGCCGTTCAGGTGTCTCAGAAGGTAAAGGAACTGGGCGTGGGACGGACTAGCAAACCAGTAAGCGTGACTGGCTCCTGGCAACCGCCTACGTCACGTCCCTTCCCGACTTGAGGATGCATGTCAGTGCGATGAGGTAGTGCTTTCCATGGGTTTCACCAGCTCATTCATAGCAGCATATAAACTGTTGGCTTTCTTGCTTGGCAGCTCTTTTGTTCTATTCCACAAACTGACCCGAGAGAGAGTCGTGAACCATaccgtcatcaccaccaacaaactACAGCACCTCACTCTAGCAAGGATATTTCCACGGCCAACATGGAGACCATTAACACTATCAAAGACGCCGCTACCAAGGCTATTTGGGGCGATCCCGAAGCCCACAAGGAGCCAGTCTCTGGACGCATGGGCAACACCGCTGCTGGCGAGCCATACGATGCCGGCAACATTGAATCAACCTCGACTGCTCTCAagaccaccaaccccaacccggAAGTCGAACCTATTAACACTCCTCTGAAGACAGAGAACACGGACAAGGTTGTCACCAACGCCGAGTTCAACAAGAACGCCAACCCCTCAGCTACTAGTGTTGAGCTTCCCCCGGCCACGCCCTCCGAGAAGCCCAGCGCCACGACCACCGCCGTCACAACCAAGGACGATGCCGATTCCAGCAAACCAgacaccaaccccgccgcAGCCCAGCCGTCATCCAATATCCCGGGCGACTCGACCCACGCTCAGATCGACACTCGTGCTCCCACTAACCCACTTGCGGTTCACCACTCTGTCGGCGAGACCGGCAAGCCTGATGCCAAGAAGAATGTTGACGACAGCGGCGATGGAGTCGACAAGTCTGACAACCCCGTCAAGATCGATGGTCCTGGCCCACGACCCTTGGAGGTGGTAGCCAAGGaacatggtggtgatgccggtgCTAAG contains the following coding sequences:
- a CDS encoding uncharacterized protein (EggNog:ENOG503NYSZ; COG:S), whose protein sequence is MPVTIYPSSHPPEPARLHQTYTRVTSPEQLLSSITSHETNITSRSSPPRTRPIIQSSFSESPSTSPTTLYAAKNGLVYSLIEAYSNHHNLLLRPDDIWLAILSQLSVYINANATLLQHLFIPSSRKQSSPAQKQDLYIPVDLSPTLNHGSLAQQMASTLLPSSLTNPDIAHKFFLPSFTTTTETDEIAASILLMGSMQKYFVYSWGTRCGIPSITLLGDQTDWEKILHRCEEFLASGRFGQGARDWWRGGLGYVLSNFVRSLRDPGGKDTKTFWQRVLDRHEPNGSGKTTFTGWVVNGFCWWDEEGRHDLGRVRGGMTRGEMPMGFGMCPVSLWDNGVEVKTEMIAGMVGVRVGRMGDVLRRVEEDEWPGGKPEEGGRMQPRAVGGVTEKIDTLRPEVGWFMYSV
- the TSC10 gene encoding 3-dehydrosphinganine reductase (EggNog:ENOG503NYA2; COG:Q), with translation MDIIEQRLGVPPHIAGPAATFAFFAFFLIKKMGLFTNTNHFPVEGKTILITGASEGMGLAAAILLAKKGASLILVSRNVGRLEEALVKVTAAARSPSKQRFTYISADVSEPNYAESVIAQAIAWNAGAAPDIVWCIAGLSSPMLWADPANDSIAATRRNMDVNFFGSAEMSRAILKEWLAPENKPKDTGVIGQKPEPKHIVFTASMLALFAIVGYGPYTPSKWALRGLADTLNMELRMYPDHPVKIHVVYPGTITSPGLERENKTKPQITLELEKEEPAESPETVAERAVKGLEKGQYNVTVSTLGDLMRCGILGGSERNNWVWDTVVGWVVPVIYFFVIRIMNAQVAGWARVNGHPHVKKAAA
- the SAS10 gene encoding something about silencing protein 10 (EggNog:ENOG503NYA0; COG:B) — translated: MAKKRRVSRKAEPAGPRDVDAKDASLTIKTYRDVADSGDEYWAEKDQIILDSEDEQPRSKRLKKEDDFLEVSDEEVFQQDDSDESEDEAPAKKGKGKKVIEQYSEDEEQQEGEEEGDEGWWGNSKKEYYDADQIETEADALAEEAEAKRLQAKKLAKMTEEDFAFDEDEWMAPKEEAGEDEVVTEVLKEVEVREDMTPEERYKLLQSRYPEFEYLVDEFAELQPVLSELQKDAVGKPAKSLEVVKSWILGCYVASLASYFALLTSPTRDGNGAAATLSPSELRDHEVMGTLMECREAWLKVKQFRPAKPAASETGMLSPPEEEDEEMLDIDEPAKKRKSKLSKAEIRAKEKKEADKARKAKAVEKSLADLSTLLESGKKAAKEDAARAAPTNGVDMNEDYSDFGEEDALDEHTAADKAKRKKSLKFYTSQIVQKANKRAGAGRDAGGDMDIPYRERLRDRQARLNAEAERRGKKDSKFGAGAELGGDDSEEEGRQGGALRGAGTGEEGRAHCGTAGARPRRQAPDHVPDPEEQGLDAAQEEGGAQPACEEEDEIRGEEEEAQERAGCVQGRRGQGWLPGRVVWYQDESRQEYQVVDALMANIWAFCIPRWFVFHGLFLRETPKSICFWDSTCDEDA
- a CDS encoding uncharacterized protein (EggNog:ENOG503P978; COG:S), whose amino-acid sequence is METINTIKDAATKAIWGDPEAHKEPVSGRMGNTAAGEPYDAGNIESTSTALKTTNPNPEVEPINTPLKTENTDKVVTNAEFNKNANPSATSVELPPATPSEKPSATTTAVTTKDDADSSKPDTNPAAAQPSSNIPGDSTHAQIDTRAPTNPLAVHHSVGETGKPDAKKNVDDSGDGVDKSDNPVKIDGPGPRPLEVVAKEHGGDAGAKARDERKGQRSSSVDTQEDHEDGTGELYVRSSGLKADGGDFDAAAPGAGKEADRLMEEEKRHPHHRETTTDKHSDKKHHISLPHHKKKDSGYEHGVEDGKAKESVAEDHTGNGSATTTHDKHVPEEEVAHNWDLKSTRPADLEHKEKTSLKEKIKQKLHRGSVGSN